The window GGCCCTGATGGAGAAGTTGAGTTGAGGGCGAATTTCCGTTGCCACATGTTCCATCGACCAGGCTCTACTCATACCTTGCTGGACTTGGCAGAGTGGCTAAGATATGAGTCGTGGTGTCAAGGTTACGACATTCCATCCAACCCCTGACCACAAGGGTCATTAGGCCATAAAGTTGAGAAGCGACACAGTAGATCAGCGGCTACGGTGCTACATGGAACAGAGAGCTCTGTGGAGAGTAAAGCTGTAAAGCGAGACGATCAGAGCTTCTCTGAATCCAAAAGGGGTGGCAAGAAAAAGCCATACTGCCCATACTGTGAAAGCTTAGAACATTTTCTGAACAATTGCCAAGCCTTTCAGAAGCTTTCCAAGGAGGAAGTCGTAGAATGGGTCAAGGCAAATAAGAGATGTTGGAGATGTGGGAGGTCCCACCAAGCTGCACAATGTGACCTTAAAAGCCCCCTGTGCCAAGGAAAGCACTTAAGAGTGCTCCATAACGTGAACGCCCGCCCAGCGATAGAGCCACCCAAAGAAGGGAGATGTCATGTGAACACTAGAAATGAGGTTCTTTATCTGGACCAGTCATCAGCTTCTACCCGTGTCCTGTTGAGGGAGTTGAGAGTACTTATTCGGAATAATGACCGCACTCTGGACACCTTTGCAGTACTGGACGATGGATCGAAACGCACTATGCTCCTTCCAGAGGCCATTGACCAACTTGGGCTGCAGGGTAGACAGGAGTATCTTGTCCTTCGCACCATACGGCAAGATGTCCAAACATTGAGGGGAACATGTTTGTCCTTCTGCATAGCACCCTTTGCATATCCCAAAAGAAGCTTTTAGATTACAGAGGCATTCACGTCACAACGTCTCAGCCTGGCGGACCACTCATATCCATATCCATATCTCCATGTTAAAGAGGAAATATAAGCATCTGGGAGGCATTCCTATCAAACCATTCGAGCAAGTTAAGCCACTTGTTTTGATAGGAGCGGATCACCCACATCTGCTTACCTCTATTGAGCCAGTGAGGTTGGGCCCACCAGGAGGGCCAGCAGCGATCCGTACAAGATTAGGTTGGACACTCCAGGGGCCTGCCCACCTCATCCAATGGACGGCATGCAGACAACAGTGCCTTCTCACTAGTGTTTCACCGCAAACCAAAGAATTGATGAGGAATGTGGAGAAGCTTTGGCAGACAGATGTGCTGCCATTCCAGTGTGACAAGTCAGTAATCAGATCGAAGCAGGACAAGGAGGCAATAGAGCTTCTGGAGGAAAAGACAAGAAGAGTGAATGTTGCTGGCATTCTCAGATATGCTACTCCATTGCTGCGGAAACGAGATATGCCCGTTTCAGGCCTCCAAAGAGGCCGTACTGCCGAGCTTGAGAAGCACGGAGAAGCGCTTGGCTAAGGTGCCAAAGCTTACTGTGAGGCAATCCGTCAGCTCGTACAATCAGGAGTGGTCAAGAGGCTGAGCCCTGATGAGATTTCGACGGCTGGAGAATCATGGTACATACCTCATCACCTAGTTAGCCATAACGGGAAGGATCGGCTTGTGTTCAATTGCTCCTACCAGTTCCGTGGGCTGAACCTGAATGATGCCCTCCTTCCGGGACCGACCTTAGGTGCATCTCTCGTCCATCAAGTCCAGCTTCTGCCAGAAGATCGGCCACTTCTCAGGTTTGTATGGAGAGATATGAAGCGGGAGAACCCCCCTGATATCGTCAAGTGGCAGGTCCTGCCTTTCGCCACCACCTGCTCACCTTGTTGTGCCACCTTCGCTCTTCAGCGGCACGTTAGAGATCACAGTGTTCCTGAGGATGGGGTCAGAGATTCGGTAGAACGCTGCTTCTATGTCGATAATTGCCTTCAGAGCTTGCCAACAGCAGCTGAAGCCACAAGGTTGGTGGACAATCTCAGGGAGATTCTAGCATTCGATGGGTTCGAGATCCGCCAGTGGGCATGTAATATCCCAACTGTCATTGCACATCTACCGAAGACAGCAAGATCGGACAGTATGGAGCGCTGGCTCTCACACGATGAAGCTGGGCTGTCCGAGTCAACTCAAGGACTTAGTTGGCATTGGGAATCGGACATCTTGGGGTATAAGAGCCACCCACTGGACTATAACGCATTAACCCTGCGCAATGTGTATAAAGTTCTAGCTCGAAAGTACGATCCCCTAGGGTTCATATTACCCTACACAACCCGAGCTAAGTTACTCATCCAGAGCATGTGGGATAAGCACCATCAATGGGATGACCCCCTCCTTCCCCAGGAGCTCCAGCAGGCTTGGAGAGAATGGGAAGCCGAACTCCATGTGTTGCTTTGTATAGGCCTACCTCGAGTTTTTGTTCCAGCTCATGTGGATCAAACCGCTGTCGCACGCCAGATCCACATATTCAGTGATGCTTCGGAGAAAGCCTATGGCTCAGTTTCTTTTCTGCGTACTGAGGATGCACAGGGCCAAGTCTTCCTGTGATTCTTGGCAGCGAGATCGAGAGTTGCTCCCCGGCGAAGACACTCAGTTCCCCGTCTAGAACTCTGTGGGGCTCTTACAGCAGCCCAGTTGGCCAAGGTGTTGGAGAATGAGCTGACCTTGAAGATTGATCAGGTCATCCTTTGGAGTGATTCCACAACGGAGCTCACCTGGCAGCAGTCAGAAACATGCCATTTTTAAGTATTCATCGGTACCCGTGTAGCTGAGATCCAAGAGCTCACTAACCCTGATACCTGGCGCTATGTGGATTCATCACAGAATCCCGCTGATGACGTCACGCGGGGCAAGACTTTGCCCGAGCTTACCTTACCTTGGTGAAGGCTCGATCCAGACTCGTCGGAGTACAGAAAGTCAACCTTCTGTGGTATAGTGAACAACATGACCTGGCCATATTCTCTAGAAGGTAACCAACACACTTGGAAGGATCTGATTGAGGGTGTGGTGCGTGAGCTTCATGGGGCGGCTGAACAGGGTAACCCTGTTACTGCTTCCGATTACCAACAAGCAGAAGTAGTGATCTACCGGAGAATCCAGAACGACTTTTTTCCAGATGAACTGCAACACCTGAAGGAGGGTAAACCGGTACCCAAAAGCAGTCGCCTACTTACCTTGTCCCCGGAGTTAGACCCTCAGGAAGGGATCATACGTGTAGGTGCCTGATTACGGCGGGCTGAAGCTCTCGATCCTGCATTTAAACATCCGATCATCCTGGATCCCAGACATCCAGCCACGAAGCTCCTTATACAGGAATACGACACTCATCTTTGCCACCCAGGACCTGAACGGGCATACGCAGAAATGCGCTGCACCTTCTGGGTCCTGCATGGGAGAGAAGCGATCCGCCATGTCCAACATCTTTGTAAGGACTGCAGAAGATGGAAGGCTAAGCTGTCTGTACCCAAGCTGTCGGACTTACCCGTGGCCCGTCTACGTCTCCATAAACCGGCCTTCTACTCCACAGGGGTAGACTGTTTTGGACCTTTCCAGGTAAAGTTGGGACGCCGCTCAGAGAAGAGATGGTGCATTATTTACAAATGCCTCACCACACGAGCGGTGCACCTGGACCTCCTACACAGCTTGGATTCAGACTCCTTTCTAATGAGCCTCAGGAGATTTATTGCCCGTAGAGGTACGCCAGCTGAACTCTACTCGGACCAAGGCACTAATTTCAAGGCAGCAGAGAAGGAGCTGCGTGAGACATTGGATGGCCTATCCTCAGAGCTTCAGCAACTTCTAGCGAAACAGAAGATTGCCTTCCACTTCAACCCCCCCGCAGCTCCCCATTTCGGTGGAGCATGGGAGCGAGAGATAAGGTCGGTCAAAGCGGCATTGTATACAGTTATAGGAGCCCAGCCGGTCTCAGAAGAAGTACTCCGTACCGTCTTACTGGAAGTTGAGGCAATACTGAACACGAAGCCGCTGGGATATACCTCATCCAATATTGCAGATCTGGATGCAATCACACCGAACATCCTCTTGATGGGGCGGCTGGATGGTGCTTTGCCCCAGGTGGTGTACAATAAGAGCGAAGGCCTGAGCAGGAGAAGATGGAGGCACTGTAAGGTTTTGGCAGAACACTTCTGGTCTAGATTTATAAGGTATTATTTGCCAACCTTACAGCATCAGCAAAAGTGGCATACCACCGCTGTGGATCTTATGGTCAACAATGTTATCCTTCTGATGGACCCACAACTTCCTAGGGCTCTTTGGCCATTTGGCAGAGTGATTAAGGTACACCAGGGTGCTGATGGTGGGGTAAGGTCAGCAGATGTTAGGATAAAGCGCGTCACAGTGCGCGTGTCCGCGATCTGTCTTCAGCGAGAAAGAACTACGAGCTTTAGTGTCAGACAACGGTTATAGAAGCATCCTTATGTTCCTTTGAGTGTTTAAAGTTGTGTGCgtccagaaagatagtaagtGTTGTAAATTCCACTGTTATTTAGTTGATTCTGTTTACTGAATAGAGAATATAAACGAGTGATATATGATAATTGGATGCTAACGTGAAGTATAAGAGTATTTGAGACCACGCTTGGTGTGTAGTGTGGCAACTCTTGTACTgtttagctgtttttgtttataattattttgtgTTTGCCATATTTTGTATACAATGCTATTTTGTACTGATGTTCGGGGGAACCCAGTAGCGTTTTAATACTTTTTGTTGCTATAAATGTAAGCCTACTGATATCGTGTACTGTGATAAGAAGAAGCATTGCATGTTAGAATATATCGTTATTTTGATGTGTTGCagaccacacacacacgcacatcgACGTTCAAGTCAGTGCTGACACTTCTGCCAGACAATACAGCTCTGCATAAGGACTTCTGCTCACCTGGTTCCCCCCTTCATGGCAAATGCCGCTCTGGTGTTCTAACCGGCACACCCGGACCAACTCCACCTCCTTAGCTCCAACTAGCACCTCACAGTCCTTAGCCCCTCAGCTACACACCCAAATTGCTCACTCTGTCACTTATGTCCTTAGGATTTTTTCTCTTCATTTTAACTGCAAACGGGGAAATTATGAAAATGCGTTAATGAAAAGTGGTCTCTCAAATACAGGACAGAATAAACTGTATTGATTACTTGATTTGTGCTAATTTGTCTTTGGGAATGacagaacatttattttaattttatcaaACATTTACCACAATAAATTTAAGTTACATTTGATCTCATTTCATtaacaaaatacatttctttAATTTAAGAAATTCATGTTACATGTTCTCTTGCAGCAGTTGATTCCTTGTATTCCCACGAGTCACGACTGCTTTAACTTATATGCAGATTTAACATGCGCAACGCAACGGAAAATATAGGTcagtattttaatataatgtgtaatgatatgcattttcattacattttacaatatattttcatTACCTATATGATGTAAGGTTAGACGTAATCTCGTTGAGGGCACACAGACTCGACATTGTTTTGGTAATCTTTGCGAAATCTTTTCCTTTTGGCACACAAGCATCATTGCTGTCACCCGCAGGACAAACGGTGAATTGCACCCGATGCTcggttgtggtaaaaaaaaaaaaaaacattccagaaaCGATTCCAGATTTAGGGGGGCCAGTGGAGTGGCCAAGTGTGCTGACTCAGGGGCACTGGCCCCCCGCCTAGAACCACCACTGAGcttagatatgttatgtagcctaatttgcgcgcattggggagtcgctctctaaacgcggggtataaaaatttattttgaatgcgcatgcgcgttttacttttggtttcgtttcaacGGTCGCGCGAAACCCTCtgtggcgctgagcgtgcattctacaattcaaaagataactttaacaaaaccattcgaAAGTGGGAGGACGCGAACCTGTcgctgtatcagctcacagcagtctgtgcagtagttagactTATGaacgttttgtaaagaaatgaaaccaagtcgcaccacgacaatttctcgcactcgcacaaatacTCCCAGATATAAttagaggtcgcgcagattaaattttgggagcatatcaAGCTCACTAGCCAAAAAAGTGTGGGCACCCCAGAAATAGATGAAGGATGATAAAAATAGACAGTTAATTGTACCCAACATGTATGTGAAATGTtacctgagagagagaaagagagagaaagagaggggggaGAGCTCCAGTATAGAAAGAGAGAGcaaggggaaaaaaagaaggcGAAAAGCCCAGAGCAACAGTTACAGTCTTCTTTTATCATTTTCTTGACCATGTGACTTAAACCCAAATGTgagacattcaaactgaccaatcagaaagtTACAGCTTCACCCTCTGTAAAGGTGCGACAATTAGCAGACCCCCAATGTATACAAGTTTTGGCCTACAGGACATGATCACTATCAGCTCCTCTGTGTCCTCAGGAGTGCCAAATGGCCCTTTTGTTTCTGAAGATATGTTTGGGGCAGGAAAGCAGAAGTCTTTGATAATTTTCAACCTTTAAGAAGAAAAAGCAGTGGATCTGCAGAGGATCAGGTCTAGCGGTCATAAATAAACATGTCCTGTTGTAAATAGCAAAGTGTTTTGAATGAACTGTGACAATCATGTTTTCCTAGAGTCAAGACTGTggaatatgcatttttttaaattagtatagAAAGTGAATATCCTTCAAAAGAAGAAATTCAGAAAGCCTGTTGTTGCATGAAAGAGCATTTTGTGATGCTGATGCAGATACATGCTTTATTTTGAGTATCATGACAGAAGTAAAAGCTTCAGTTCAGGTTTCTGCTGCTGGAGACATTGATGTGGCATTTTGGATGAAACAGGTGTAAAGGAGAACCAGAGAACCGTTGATTGTTTGGTTGCATTTAATTACTGTTTGTGTGTTTCAGCTGTTGATCTTGACACACTGAGAGGACGATGGCAATTCTAGAGCTCTTCAGATTCATCAACTCCTCTCTGCTCATCAAACAGCGGCCTCTCAACATCTCATCAGCCGAGAAGACCGTGTACGCCGGCTGCGCAGACATGACAGCCGTGCTCATCTTCTACCTGGTGCTGCAGTTCATCAACGTGTTCTTGGGCATCCCTGCCAATATCATGGTTCTGTGGCTCATTCGTAAGAATAAGGGCGACTCATCCACCTCAGACATCTTCATTATCCAGCTGGCTGTGCTGGACACCATCTTCTGCCTCATTCCTCCGCTGGAGCTGGCCAACATAGTCTATCTGAACAACAGCAGCACCTGGTACGTCCTGCGCTTCTTCTATGGTGTCAAAGACTCGTCGCCGCTCTTCCTGTCCTGCATCTGTTTGGACAGATATATGGCCGTCCGCCATCCCATCACCTTCACCAACCTCAAAGGCAAGCGGCATCGCTCTGTCTGCGCTGGCGTCGTCTGGTTCATCATTCTTGTCTACGCCGCATTAAAGTGTGTGGGAAACATTCCTAACTTTGATAAAGTGTTCACTGTTATGATCCTGGCAGCATTCACATTCATGCTGTTCTGTAACATCTCCATTCTCTGGGCTCTGAGACAGTCAGCTCCAGGCCGAGATGAGAGACATCCAGTGAAGAAGAaagccttcaaaatggtcctcATCATCTTGGCCATCATTGTGGTTAACTATTTGCCGCCGGTGGCTCTCTTTCCCTTTCGAGAATATTTCAATCCCGATGTTTTCCGCTGTTATATCCACTGCATCGCCTTCAGCTTCGTGGACATTAGCAGCAGCATTCAACCGGTTTTGTATCTATCGCGGGAGAAGCTGCCCAATGCTCTGCTGTGCTGCTCTAAAAACGCTGAAATTGCCGATGATCCCGTTTACACCATCAGTCAATGAGCGGCTGATATTGGACTGTTTCATTCGATGGAACTGAACTGTATGCACATAAAAATGTAGGTTTATGCATTGTGTTTATTGTAAACAATGTAATGTGATCATGTTAGATTCATTCTGACAGGAATCTGCAGCTGTTTTATGCTTAAGCATGTTCGTTGTTGGAAAAATACATGGAAAATGTAAgtaccagcctgctgaccagttgCATATTTTGCGCGCATAAACATGTTATTAGCAGTGGATTTTAGTTTTCGTTTAAGTGCATTCATAATGTCGCATCAGACTCATTAATGTATACTTTATTAATTTGTCTGTAAATTCGGTTCTGTTCAAGGCAGCTGCTTTTTAATGTTAAGTCAGCTTTATTCTGTTTGTAGGCAGTGTCTACCATGTTTACAGCTCGTCTGATCTCGTCTGATTCAGCGCTAAATCTTCATACTTATAGTTGGGTTCGAGTCCccctaagtcgagtccgagtcaagtccgattCTTTTACcaatcgagtccgagtccaaaatgagtcgagtccgagtccaacaaacactactgtttgtcggtaacttaaccttgttttaacctttacgactagaataaggcaatgacaatttaaatgtaccaaaagcaaacctctattgcatattgccatttggattttgatttcacaccatctcataattagtgtcctgctcactaaacgaaaacgtctcggttaacattgttttcttcaataagacgtgtcaaatctccctaaaataacaatattaacTCTCGTATATATATTAGTTATAAGTATTTATCCACTGAAGAGATCAATCAACGAACTTTATTTAGTTAGTAAAACGAAATGAACGTTATTTTTTTAGTTACGCAAGCGCGCCCCTTGATATTGAGGACAGGAGAAAGCGGTGATGGAGAAAGAGCGTGctggagtaaagaaataaaacagtgtttataatatgattttcagAAACTTTACCTTGGCTTATTTtaggtataaaattaaaattacctcATCATTATAATGCGGTTTGACCACTTTGAGACACATGATATTCTAGtttgtttatgaaaaaaaaaaattaatttcagcGTTAGAAAAATAAGAGTCATCTGCGAAGTTTTAATTCGTTCAAATGGTAATGATTACTAAAAACAACCAgctgggaacgttctgggaaggttctttttaggttaaaaactaaaaaaactaaaaataacctgcagggaatgttctgggaaggttctttttaggttataaaatgtaaataaaaaataacctacagggaacattctgagaacgttctttataggttattaaaaagagaacctacagggaacgttctcaTTTTGTTCCCGagaaaaataaccaaatgggaacgttctgtgtttcGTCAACAGTTTTGTTATTATTAAACTCTCTTAAATTACATAATTTCAAAATGTATTGAACTTCATAGTTATTTCCTGACTCTCGAAACTAACAGTTACATTATGAGCTGAGAGAAGTCTGATTTCATTGAACGTGTTTCCCCATGTCCATTACAAACACACTCAAACTTACTCAAGACTCATTTATTTCTTAATAATATTTGTCcaaa of the Garra rufa chromosome 17, GarRuf1.0, whole genome shotgun sequence genome contains:
- the LOC141289427 gene encoding proteinase-activated receptor 3-like is translated as MAILELFRFINSSLLIKQRPLNISSAEKTVYAGCADMTAVLIFYLVLQFINVFLGIPANIMVLWLIRKNKGDSSTSDIFIIQLAVLDTIFCLIPPLELANIVYLNNSSTWYVLRFFYGVKDSSPLFLSCICLDRYMAVRHPITFTNLKGKRHRSVCAGVVWFIILVYAALKCVGNIPNFDKVFTVMILAAFTFMLFCNISILWALRQSAPGRDERHPVKKKAFKMVLIILAIIVVNYLPPVALFPFREYFNPDVFRCYIHCIAFSFVDISSSIQPVLYLSREKLPNALLCCSKNAEIADDPVYTISQ